One Arthrobacter sp. StoSoilB20 DNA segment encodes these proteins:
- a CDS encoding winged helix-turn-helix domain-containing protein has product MSSDATPAGMNSAGPVSDPDYTDQVIANNETSQTSGDVPRRKRAEKTVEITDPKAIRALAHAARIEVISELYATQVSHTATELAARTGLTPSAMSYHLRALQKWGIVAPAENAGDARERRWKAAGTDFTISGGSVASPEIAVVDLELDAFRRRASAFAKARGERRQRGEGGDEPVSVVLSSNLLYLTHPQRKELADRIREVVREYELEDPTQIPEGAERVATLWSMIPDDRVAPGQ; this is encoded by the coding sequence ATGAGCAGCGACGCGACGCCGGCGGGAATGAACTCCGCTGGTCCGGTTAGTGACCCTGACTACACTGATCAAGTGATTGCGAACAACGAGACATCCCAAACGTCAGGAGACGTTCCGCGGCGGAAGCGGGCCGAGAAGACGGTTGAGATCACCGACCCCAAGGCTATCCGTGCCTTGGCGCACGCTGCACGCATCGAGGTCATCTCCGAGCTCTACGCCACCCAGGTGAGCCACACCGCCACTGAACTCGCTGCGCGTACGGGCCTCACCCCCAGTGCCATGAGCTACCACCTCCGTGCCCTCCAGAAATGGGGAATCGTGGCACCGGCCGAAAATGCGGGGGACGCGCGCGAGCGGCGTTGGAAGGCAGCCGGTACAGACTTCACTATCTCCGGAGGCAGCGTCGCCAGTCCCGAGATAGCCGTGGTTGACCTTGAGCTGGATGCTTTCCGCCGACGGGCTTCGGCGTTCGCCAAAGCCCGTGGAGAACGCCGCCAGCGCGGTGAAGGGGGAGATGAACCGGTTTCGGTGGTCCTCTCCAGCAACCTGCTCTACCTCACCCACCCGCAACGGAAGGAACTTGCGGACAGAATCCGTGAGGTAGTCAGGGAGTACGAGCTGGAGGATCCGACGCAGATTC